The proteins below are encoded in one region of Xenopus laevis strain J_2021 chromosome 8L, Xenopus_laevis_v10.1, whole genome shotgun sequence:
- the LOC108699392 gene encoding uncharacterized protein LOC108699392, which yields MFMFMSLFTPFIQGTMMQPGPRLLPIVLLTVILHCSAKEDGPIHVSGTLNQFIFLSNYLTLEAPAQQVTWYFKNNGTQSRLAEYKNQQLEIISNQFTDRLEESNDGTSLKISDLTLEDSGIFSAVITLEDEKTEEIVFNLTVSVPQEKEGTAIPVIGDLSHSVYLSNYLTLSASILEVTWFKVLNGNKVKLAEFKNNNLVVSNTQYDGRLEASNGGATLRIKKLKLADSGLFTATMVLTNQETTDIAFNVTVSDKLEAPMKVAGLQNRLIELSQKQKILAPVESVTWYFESKGQKLQLGVSRNGKFMVTNNEFSRRLSTRVYGTRLKIDNLRMKDSGIYTGHIEFADKESREMLFILTVYEPLPTPNIISTLMSTGEGCNFTLKCQIPGDQSTLSYFWKHRHLSSFYQHYKNGSTINVALRSSLIEHKFQCNIKNPAEIKVASVSSKDICSKRPFKTKLSDYVWTKYVKILLPIFGLSVLILAVLQRKKIKGMLCGAADSSHTQEGYAPPEGQMTDVNMMNPNIPNQGMPGCPPEPPGASGYPPPAGYPPAGYPPAGYPPAGYPPAGYPPYPGAYPPAGGPVVGYPPAGSPAVGYAAPGVLPEGYPPAGVPPEGYPPAGAPPVGYPPAAVPPEGFPPAGAPPVGNAPTGAPSEGHSPSGVPPAGSYPTGYPPAGYPPPQGYLPPTGYPLAGYPPAGYSQSVPGTENTPAMGKDSEPKPY from the exons atgtttatGTTTATGAGCCTCTTTACTCCATTTATCCAGGGCACCATGATGCAGCCGGGCCCCAGGCTCCTGCCCATTGTACTTCTCACAGTCATTCTCCATTGCTCAG CCAAAGAAGATGGTCCCATCCACGTGAGTGGCACCCTGAACCAATTTATCTTCTTGTCCAACTATCTGACCTTGGAAGCTCCCGCACAGCAAGTCACTTGGTATTTTAAGAACAATGGGACGCAATCGAGGCTGGCGGAATACAAGAATCAGCAACTTGAGATCATTAGCAATCAATTTACCGACCGGCTTGAAGAGTCAAATGATGGGACATCGTTAAAGATCAGTGACCTGACCCTGGAGGACAGTGGAATCTTCTCCGCCGTCATTACTCTTGAGGATGAAAAGACGGAAGAGATTGTTTTCAATCTCACTGTGAGTG TCCCTCAAGAAAAAGAAGGCACCGCTATCCCAGTGATTGGGGACCTAAGCCACTCTGTCTATCTGTCAAACTATCTGACACTTTCAGCTTCCATTTTGGAAGTCACTTGGTTCAAGGTTCTCAACGGCAACAAAGTGAAACTGGCAGAATTCAAGAACAACAATCTTGTGGTCTCCAACACTCAGTATGATGGACGTTTGGAAGCTTCTAATGGGGGAGCAACTTTAAGGATTAAGAAACTGAAGCTGGCGGATAGTGGACTCTTCACTGCCACCATGGTGCTTACTAACCAGGAGACAACTGACATCGCATTCAATGTTACTGTGTCTG ACAAACTAGAAGCTCCTATGAAGGTCGCTGGCCTTCAAAACAGGTTAATAGAACTGTCACAAAAACAAAAGATATTGGCTCCTGTGGAAAGTGTGACTTGGTATTTCGAAAGCAAAGGGCAAAAATTACAACTGGGCGTGTCTAGGAATGGGAAATTCATGGTTACCAACAATGAGTTTAGCAGGCGTCTCAGCACAAGAGTTTATGGCACAAGGTTAAAAATCGATAACCTTAGGATGAAGGACAGCGGCATCTACACTGGGCACATTGAGTTTGCGGACAAAGAGTCAAGAGAGATGTTATTTATCCTCACTGTTTATG AGCCTCTTCCAACCCCAAATATAATAAGCACATTGATGTCAACTGGAGAAGGGTGTAATTTCACCCTCAAATGTCAAATCCCAGGAGACCAGTCCACACTGAGTTATTTCTGGAAACATCGCCATTTATCAAGTTTCTACCAGCACTATAAGAACGGCAGCACCATCAATGTAGCTCTGCGATCTTCCTTAATCGAACACAAGTTTCAGTGCAACATCAAGAACCCAGCCGAAATCAAGGTCGCTTCAGTCTCTTCTAAGGACATCTGCTCTAAAAGACCCTTCAAGACAAAACTAAGTG ATTACGTCTGGACCAAATACGTGAAAATTTTATTGCCCATTTTCGGCTTGTCGGTGCTCATATTGGCTGTCCTTCAAAGAAAGAAAATCAAGGGAATGTTGTGCGGAGCAG CTGACTCTTCTCATACTCAAGAAGGATACGCACCTCCTGAAGGCCAAATGACTGATGTTAATATGATGAATCCCAACATCCCAAATCAG GGTATGCCTGGGTGTCCTCCTGAACCACCAGGAGCTTCTGGATATCCCCCTCCTGCTGGTTATCCTCCTGCTGGTTATCCTCCTGCTGGTTATCCTCCTGCTGGTTATCCTCCTGCTGGTTATCCTCCTTATCCTGGAGCTTATCCTCCTGCCGGAGGCCCTGTTGTGGGATATCCTCCTGCTGGAAGCCCTGCTGTGGGTTATGCAGCTCCCGGAGTCCTTCCTGAGGGATATCCACCTGCCGGAGTCCCCCCTGAGGGATATCCACCTGCAGGAGCCCCTCCTGTGGGATATCCACCTGCCGCTGTCCCCCCTGAGGGATTTCCCCCTGCCGGAGCCCCTCCTGTGGGTAATGCTCCTACTGGAGCCCCTTCTGAGGGGCATTCTCCTTCTGGAGTCCCTCCTGCTGGATCCTATCCCACAGGATATCCTCCTGCAGGATATCCACCTCCTCAAGGATATCTCCCTCCCACAGGCTATCCCCTTGCTGGATACCCACCAGCAGGATACTCTCAGTCTGTTCCTGGTACAGAGAACACCCCTGCAATGGGTAAGGACTCAGAACCAAAGCCCTACTAG
- the LOC108699585 gene encoding ETS translocation variant 3-like protein produces MHCGCAPSSYWLPGLAFPDWAYKAESSPGSRQIQLWHFILELLQKEEFRHVIAWQQGEYGEFVIKDPDEVARLWGRRKCKPQMNYDKLSRALRYYYNKRILHKTKGKRFTYKFNFSKLIFVNYPVWDVRCPPQPVLMGSNVCRSPVVPPGVQREVLQNTLLAHKLLANQLTRRRVIPSPMEYDRCLEKKSPSIGRCSPATCFLGPYCHFGLNDGTLYAPPTPAELRSSGFSTPTGRSFCSSSPMALQGTSDWSMCSGRLLHHGQPFLSLEERIQSLGQRLPGGSFSGHWLGQPKESLTFLPPPAEIKGQLDICQVTSAVKPDPEVELRSLEQENVFLDFHEKNKVPVGPHGNQSAHSKPPLSADTTHLPKVSSNWLVKPT; encoded by the exons ATGCATTGCGGATGTGCCCCAAGTTCCTATTGGCTGCCAG GACTGGCTTTCCCAGACTGGGCTTACAAGGCGGAGTCAAGTCCCGGCTCCCGACAGATACAACTATGGCATTTTATCTTGGAGCTGCTGCAGAAGGAGGAGTTTCGGCATGTTATTGCCTGGCAGCAAGGGGAATATGGAGAGTTTGTGATCAAGGACCCGGATGAAGTGGCCAGGCTGTGGGGCCGGCGCAAATGCAAACCTCAGATGAACTACGACAAACTGAGCCGAGCGCTAAG GTACTACTACAACAAGCGCATCCTACACAAGACCAAAGGGAAGAGATTCACCTATAAATTCAACTTCAGCAAGTTAATCTTTGTCAACTACCCTGTATGGGATGTGCGTTGCCCTCCCCAGCCTGTCCTCATGGGGAGCAATGTCTGTCGCTCGCCTGTAGTGCCCCCTGGTGTGCAGAGAGAG GTCCTACAGAACACCCTCCTGGCCCACAAGCTCCTGGCCAACCAGCTCACCCGCCGCAGAGTGATCCCGAGCCCGATGGAGTACGACAGGTGTCTAGAGAAAAAGTCACCAAGTATCGGCC GCTGCAGTCCTGCCACATGTTTTTTGGGCCCCTACTGCCATTTTGGCCTGAATGATGGAACCCTCTACGCCCCTCCTACCCCAGCGGAGCTGCGTTCCTCAGGCTTCTCCACTCCCACTGGTCGATCTTTCTGCTCTTCATCTCCAATGGCTCTTCAAGGTACTTCTGATTGGTCAATGTGCTCAGGTCGCCTGTTGCACCATGGCCAGCCGTTCTTATCATTGGAGGAGAGAATCCAGAGTCTTGGTCAACGACTTCCCGGAGGTTCATTCTCTGGCCATTGGCTGGGGCAGCCCAAAGAAAGCCTGACGTTCCTACCTCCACCAGCagaaattaaagggcaactagaTATCTGCCAGGTGACCTCTGCTGTGAAACCTGACCCAGAGGTAGAACTAAGATCCCTGGAACAAGAAAATGTCTTCCtggattttcatgaaaaaaataaggTCCCCGTTGGCCCACATGGGAACCAGAGTGCTCACAGTAAGCCCCCGCTCTCCGCTGACACCACACATCTGCCTAAAGTCAGCTCCAACTGGTTGGTTAAACCAACATAG